From Haliotis asinina isolate JCU_RB_2024 chromosome 8, JCU_Hal_asi_v2, whole genome shotgun sequence, a single genomic window includes:
- the LOC137293907 gene encoding mannan endo-1,4-beta-mannosidase-like isoform X2, translated as MIWSIITLCAASLWYVATEQLEMIDKPVSFSEAEQACVAKGGHLASIHDRNHNDRLKDMCRGSGTPHNCWIGLKHDGQVWKWTDGTAVDFTMWHGGSPSTETGAVCASIIRQYSDVGEWMPEKCDAPETKAVALCSIGGNQNPNTGNQNTPNPNTGHNNQPVTAKPVTMAVPDLGKAPARKGTRLTIKGTHFEQNGKKVFLSGVNQAWVSNGHDFGDNNYEYRHLDFEKYLKMVADNGGNSIRVWVHDEGAVSPHFDSSGMVLGLDQKGTFISDIKKYLRKALEYNILVFFCLWNGAQAQNDHIHIDGLIKDEVKLQSYIDNALIPWVKAVKDEPSMGGWDIINEFEGEVKPNLANAEPCFDTNFLLNSGAGWAGKLYTAQQFLKFINWQADAIRQVDPQALVTAGSWEARSNVDKWGGFNMYKDECLVKAGGKKMGTLTFYSSHTYAWQGKYSVFSPFKHVFADYDLKKPLVVAEFNQVSGGGMDIVDQFKHLYTTGYAGGWTWHIRAEGSNSDSPATQMRGLRSLKGKDDQTEGGQIPLTL; from the exons ATTTGGTCTATCATCACCCTGTGTGCTGCTTCTTTGTGGTATGTGGCAACAG AGCAGCTTGAAATGATTGATAAGCCAGTGAGCTTCTCAGAAGCCGAGCAGGCGTGTGTTGCTAAAGGTGGTCATCTTGCGTCCATCCATGACCGAAACCACAACGACAGGCTGAAGGACATGTGCAGAGGTTCTG GTACTCCACACAACTGTTGGATTGGTCTCAAGCATGACGGACAAGTCTGGAAGTGGACCGATGGCACCGCGGTGGACTTCACAATGTGGCATGGCG GAAGCCCCTCCACTGAGACCGGGGCTGTGTGCGCCTCCATCATCCGTCAGTACTCCGACGTTGGCGAGTGGATGCCGGAAAAATGCGATGCCCCAGAGACCAAAGCAGTGGCGCTGTGTTCCATTGGTGGAAACCAGAACCCCAACACTGGAAACCAGAACACACCAAACCCGAACACTGGACACAACAACCAACCAGTTACGGCAAAACCCGTTACCATGGCAGTACCTGATTTAGGGAAAGCTCCAGCTCGAA AGGGGACACGTTTGACTATTAAGGGAACTCACTTTGAACAAAACGGCAAGAAGGTATTTCTCTCCGGCGTCAACCAGGCTTGGGTATCCAATGGCCACGACTTCGGAGACAACAACTACGAATACAGACACTTAGATTTTGAAAAGTACCTGAAGATGGTTGCCGACAATGGCGGCAATTCTATTC GTGTGTGGGTGCACGATGAGGGGGCAGTCTCCCCCCACTTTGACTCATCGGGCATGGTGCTAGGCCTGGATCAGAAGGGCACCTTCATCAGCGACATCAAGAAGTATCTCCGGAAGGCCCTGGAGTACAACATTCTCGTCTTCTTCTGTCTGTGGAACGGGGCCCAGGCGCAGAATGACCACATCCACATTGACGGGTTAATCAAA GACGAGGTTAAGCTGCAGTCGTACATAGACAACGCCCTGATCCCGTGGGTGAAAGCGGTGAAGGACGAACCCTCAATGGGAGGCTGGGACATTATCAACGAGTTTGAGGGAGAAGTCAAGCCCAACCTCGCCAACGCGGAGCCCTGTTTTGATACAAATTTCCTGCTGAACTCCGGGGCAGGTTGGGCGGGGAAGTTGTACACAGCGCAGCAGTTTCTCAA ATTCATAAACTGGCAGGCAGACGCTATCAGACAGGTCGACCCCCAGGCACTCGTCACGGCTGGGTCTTGGGAGGCGAGGTCCAACGTTGATAAATGGGGAGGCTTTAATATGTACAAAGACGAGTGCCTTGTAAAGGCTGGCGGCAAAAAGATG GGTACGCTGACGTTTTATTCCAGCCACACCTACGCCTGGCAGGGAAAATACAGTGTGTTTTCCCCCTTCAAG CACGTCTTCGCCGACTACGACCTTAAGAAGCCGTTGGTGGTAGCTGAATTCAATCAGGTGTCCGGGGGAGGGATGGACATCGTTGACCAGTTCAAACACCTTTACACAACTGGCTACGCTGGAGGATGGACCTGGCATATACGCGCAGAAGGATCGAACTCAGACTCGCCAGCCACTCAGATGCGGGGACTCCGGTCACTGAAGGGCAAGGACGACCAGACAGAGGGAGGTCAGATTCCACTGACCTTGTGA
- the LOC137294386 gene encoding large ribosomal subunit protein mL49-like, with amino-acid sequence MAMAAVPTWCRFQILMGRLKSIALNTSSRYYNASGIQNTQAQKEKSHPDYEVSTEEFKFVERLLPKETVPDPPVHESYPTPSGWVPPAENASPMKYFVKRTKNHMLPLYMQTTHAGNRHMVMIRKVEGDIWAFESDIRQHLEKVLGKKVAVQVHEVGRFIRVKGLLQDEVAAFLLEKGF; translated from the exons ATGGCCATGGCTGCAGTACCTACTTGGTGCCGATTTCAAATACTTATGGGTAGATTGAAGAGTATTGCACTGAATACGAGTAGTCGATATTACAATGCTTCGGGTATACAG AATACCCAGGCACAGAAAGAAAAGAGCCACCCAGACTATGAGGTTTCTACAGAAGAGTTTAAGTTTGTGGAAAGACTGTTGCCAAAAGAGACGGTCCCTGATCCACCAGTACATGAATCCTACCCGACTCCATCTGGATGGGTACCCCCAGCTG aaaatgctTCACCTATGAAGTATTTTGTGAAGCGGACCAAGAACCACATGCTGCCTCTCTACATGCAAACTACGCATGCTGGCAACAGGCATATGGTTATGATCAGGAAAGTGGAGGGGGATATCTGG GCTTTTGAATCTGACATTCGCCAGCATCTGGAAAAAGTGTTGGGAAAGAAAGTTGCAGTTCAGGTGCATGAGGTTGGGAGATTTATCCGGGTGAAAGGCCTTCTGCAGGATGAAGTTGCAGCGTTTCTGTTAGAGAAAGGGTTTTGA
- the LOC137293907 gene encoding mannan endo-1,4-beta-mannosidase-like isoform X1 → MIWSIITLCAASLWYVATEQLEMIDKPVSFSEAEQACVAKGGHLASIHDRNHNDRLKDMCRGSGTPHNCWIGLKHDGQVWKWTDGTAVDFTMWHGGSPSTETGAVCASIIRQYSDVGEWMPEKCDAPETKAVALCSIGGNQNPNTGNQNTPNPNTGHNNQPVTAKPVTMAVPDLGKAPARKGTRLTIKGTHFEQNGKKVFLSGVNQAWVSNGHDFGDNNYEYRHLDFEKYLKMVADNGGNSIRVWVHDEGAVSPHFDSSGMVLGLDQKGTFISDIKKYLRKALEYNILVFFCLWNGAQAQNDHIHIDGLIKDEVKLQSYIDNALIPWVKAVKDEPSMGGWDIINEFEGEVKPNLANAEPCFDTNFLLNSGAGWAGKLYTAQQFLKFINWQADAIRQVDPQALVTAGSWEARSNVDKWGGFNMYKDECLVKAGGKKMGTLTFYSSHTYAWQGKYSVFSPFKHVFADYDLKKPLVVAEFNQVSGGGMDIVDQFKHLYTTGYAGGWTWHIRAEGSNSDSPATQMRGLRSLKGKDDQTEGGQIPLTL, encoded by the exons ATG ATTTGGTCTATCATCACCCTGTGTGCTGCTTCTTTGTGGTATGTGGCAACAG AGCAGCTTGAAATGATTGATAAGCCAGTGAGCTTCTCAGAAGCCGAGCAGGCGTGTGTTGCTAAAGGTGGTCATCTTGCGTCCATCCATGACCGAAACCACAACGACAGGCTGAAGGACATGTGCAGAGGTTCTG GTACTCCACACAACTGTTGGATTGGTCTCAAGCATGACGGACAAGTCTGGAAGTGGACCGATGGCACCGCGGTGGACTTCACAATGTGGCATGGCG GAAGCCCCTCCACTGAGACCGGGGCTGTGTGCGCCTCCATCATCCGTCAGTACTCCGACGTTGGCGAGTGGATGCCGGAAAAATGCGATGCCCCAGAGACCAAAGCAGTGGCGCTGTGTTCCATTGGTGGAAACCAGAACCCCAACACTGGAAACCAGAACACACCAAACCCGAACACTGGACACAACAACCAACCAGTTACGGCAAAACCCGTTACCATGGCAGTACCTGATTTAGGGAAAGCTCCAGCTCGAA AGGGGACACGTTTGACTATTAAGGGAACTCACTTTGAACAAAACGGCAAGAAGGTATTTCTCTCCGGCGTCAACCAGGCTTGGGTATCCAATGGCCACGACTTCGGAGACAACAACTACGAATACAGACACTTAGATTTTGAAAAGTACCTGAAGATGGTTGCCGACAATGGCGGCAATTCTATTC GTGTGTGGGTGCACGATGAGGGGGCAGTCTCCCCCCACTTTGACTCATCGGGCATGGTGCTAGGCCTGGATCAGAAGGGCACCTTCATCAGCGACATCAAGAAGTATCTCCGGAAGGCCCTGGAGTACAACATTCTCGTCTTCTTCTGTCTGTGGAACGGGGCCCAGGCGCAGAATGACCACATCCACATTGACGGGTTAATCAAA GACGAGGTTAAGCTGCAGTCGTACATAGACAACGCCCTGATCCCGTGGGTGAAAGCGGTGAAGGACGAACCCTCAATGGGAGGCTGGGACATTATCAACGAGTTTGAGGGAGAAGTCAAGCCCAACCTCGCCAACGCGGAGCCCTGTTTTGATACAAATTTCCTGCTGAACTCCGGGGCAGGTTGGGCGGGGAAGTTGTACACAGCGCAGCAGTTTCTCAA ATTCATAAACTGGCAGGCAGACGCTATCAGACAGGTCGACCCCCAGGCACTCGTCACGGCTGGGTCTTGGGAGGCGAGGTCCAACGTTGATAAATGGGGAGGCTTTAATATGTACAAAGACGAGTGCCTTGTAAAGGCTGGCGGCAAAAAGATG GGTACGCTGACGTTTTATTCCAGCCACACCTACGCCTGGCAGGGAAAATACAGTGTGTTTTCCCCCTTCAAG CACGTCTTCGCCGACTACGACCTTAAGAAGCCGTTGGTGGTAGCTGAATTCAATCAGGTGTCCGGGGGAGGGATGGACATCGTTGACCAGTTCAAACACCTTTACACAACTGGCTACGCTGGAGGATGGACCTGGCATATACGCGCAGAAGGATCGAACTCAGACTCGCCAGCCACTCAGATGCGGGGACTCCGGTCACTGAAGGGCAAGGACGACCAGACAGAGGGAGGTCAGATTCCACTGACCTTGTGA